From Clostridia bacterium, a single genomic window includes:
- a CDS encoding helix-turn-helix domain-containing protein — protein sequence MDRLLTPEEAAERLAVSPKSIREWLRQGKLKGVRAGRLWRIRERDLEAFLDPVLHALEKAPEDDEPLTEEDRKAVAEAEKAIAQGKTKPWEQVKREMGL from the coding sequence GTGGACAGGCTTTTGACCCCGGAAGAGGCGGCGGAGCGCCTGGCCGTAAGCCCCAAGAGTATCCGGGAGTGGTTGCGGCAAGGAAAGCTCAAGGGGGTCAGGGCGGGAAGGCTCTGGCGGATAAGGGAGCGGGATTTGGAGGCCTTCTTAGACCCCGTGCTTCACGCCCTGGAGAAGGCCCCAGAAGATGATGAGCCGTTAACCGAGGAGGACAGAAAAGCCGTAGCCGAAGCGGAGAAGGCGATAGCCCAGGGGAAGACCAAGCCCTGGGAGCAGGTCAAAAGGGAAATGGGGCTATGA
- a CDS encoding helix-turn-helix domain-containing protein, with the protein MRKREMELVMTQAVYTPREVAEMLKVNERTVRRWVRTGQLRAYRFGRQLRIPAEALEEFGRPPAGAVEADWLARCRQVRGLLPASADSGKLLRQIRRERAGR; encoded by the coding sequence ATGCGTAAGCGGGAGATGGAACTGGTGATGACCCAGGCGGTCTACACTCCTAGGGAAGTAGCGGAAATGCTCAAAGTGAACGAACGCACGGTGCGGCGCTGGGTGCGGACAGGGCAGCTGCGGGCCTACCGTTTCGGCAGGCAGCTAAGAATACCTGCAGAGGCGCTGGAAGAGTTTGGCCGGCCGCCAGCGGGAGCGGTTGAGGCCGACTGGCTCGCCAGGTGCCGGCAGGTGCGGGGCTTGCTTCCCGCAAGCGCTGACAGCGGGAAACTGCTCAGGCAAATCCGCAGGGAGAGGGCTGGCCGTTGA
- a CDS encoding type II toxin-antitoxin system RelE/ParE family toxin, with the protein MRLEVTEPAQKDLAELEKKTQRRIKAALDRLLSYPQAADLKKLKGSQDMWRLRVGDWRVILRLDREQGILYVLRVRHRREAYR; encoded by the coding sequence ATGAGGCTTGAGGTGACCGAGCCGGCCCAAAAAGACCTGGCCGAGCTGGAGAAGAAGACCCAAAGGCGCATTAAAGCCGCCCTGGACAGACTTTTGAGCTACCCCCAGGCGGCAGACCTAAAGAAGCTCAAAGGCAGCCAAGATATGTGGCGGCTGAGGGTGGGGGACTGGAGGGTCATCCTGCGGCTAGACCGGGAGCAAGGTATCCTCTACGTCCTACGGGTAAGGCATAGGCGGGAGGCTTACCGGTAG
- a CDS encoding nucleotidyltransferase family protein: MGVAEGSLSARLNWLRLRVVPELKPFARRIAVFGSFVRGDLTPDSDIDLLVRLKPPGERPVLGLKWFGLEEKLGELLGRNVDLVSEDALSPYLRPHIERQMVVLYNEEG, from the coding sequence GTGGGGGTGGCTGAAGGCTCGCTATCTGCCAGGTTGAATTGGCTGCGTCTCAGAGTGGTGCCAGAACTAAAGCCCTTTGCCAGGCGTATTGCCGTTTTCGGGTCGTTTGTGCGGGGCGATCTAACCCCGGATAGCGATATTGACCTCCTCGTACGGCTCAAACCCCCGGGCGAGCGTCCTGTCCTGGGTCTGAAATGGTTCGGCCTGGAGGAGAAGCTCGGTGAGTTGCTCGGGCGGAACGTTGATTTGGTCAGCGAAGATGCCCTTAGTCCCTACCTCAGGCCGCACATTGAGCGCCAAATGGTGGTTCTCTACAATGAAGAAGGATGA
- a CDS encoding PIN domain-containing protein, producing MREISPGVVKKVAARSGKRMSEVIRETLRAYLEEKAGVDYFSIVGIAEGPKDGRTSEEAEEVLKEALRWYWWTPAPFTPWWARLGIYYADRLWVAVGEGVFEVLPLEREDLLLALDIQRKYRDAGFGFVDATCFAVCERHRLRRVFTYDRKHFSLYKPTFAEALELLP from the coding sequence ATGAGAGAGATTTCGCCTGGGGTGGTGAAGAAAGTGGCGGCCCGGTCCGGCAAGAGGATGTCGGAAGTCATACGGGAGACGCTGCGGGCCTACCTTGAGGAAAAGGCCGGCGTTGATTACTTTTCTATCGTGGGCATTGCCGAGGGCCCGAAGGACGGCCGCACTTCCGAGGAGGCCGAGGAGGTTCTCAAGGAGGCGCTGCGGTGGTACTGGTGGACACCGGCGCCCTTTACGCCCTGGTGGGCCAGGCTGGGCATCTACTACGCCGACCGGCTGTGGGTGGCGGTTGGTGAAGGGGTCTTCGAAGTGTTGCCTTTGGAAAGGGAGGACCTGCTGCTGGCGCTCGACATCCAAAGGAAGTACCGGGACGCAGGCTTCGGATTCGTGGACGCCACTTGCTTTGCCGTTTGCGAACGACATCGGCTGCGGCGGGTGTTTACCTACGACCGCAAACACTTCTCTCTTTATAAGCCTACCTTTGCCGAAGCCCTGGAGCTACTGCCCTAA
- a CDS encoding SIR2 family protein, with protein MSAVVVMGRDPKAAFERLLERVLEGMVVPFIGAGVSNGAKHRGGICGLTNTGCMRQRVMRALEARCRETSCPHRASCVVAEELRNKDLSFDKLCELWEWSCVDGNRDSYSRRGKLVFEILNIPEFANVEPADAHYYLAFLVREGVIDEVITTNYDTCIEQAYQDTFGSSEADQREAPALAIADLEGYRKNGGRKFIGDSTLKRCLKVYKINGCATGLRNGQDPRVVMLTEKDLQDWRHRGWARDLFRDRLRSRTLLFSGFGSEEPQVRYTAMQVCEEFAQRAQSTASSDATNGEQGVWNKVNAPFIAAYDPTLSFSQTQILSAFAQSFGVSPNPEDLGANAFLGLESDLRLFASESPTEKKLPADLFWKRLYQATFWRLLRRVCLPDSPVLSFLLPYLPCARALLAEAVEWFVPSKGTETACFFGRFPEMLDITQGREGVLPLVRWVERVRSSRSLLRKGWYYLLADRPVLTPLVLLLIHLLAGPTEDEPDVSWSSLRDRISDHEGTLGLGLDVSRLFGGNPVRLYVAHREVAEAVPNKLPRSDYQEISVIIQIVVNNWSARTVRVRLVDRENGTMMKVVPVRQVPLLSLLEGFSHVPAAKKGFRDRLQETVRLSDSGRRRVRMRTVPIGTGGGETGDQQWVRR; from the coding sequence GTGTCAGCGGTGGTGGTTATGGGTAGAGACCCGAAGGCGGCGTTTGAGCGTTTGTTGGAACGAGTTCTTGAGGGAATGGTGGTGCCCTTTATCGGTGCCGGCGTTTCTAACGGGGCTAAACACCGTGGTGGCATCTGCGGTCTTACCAACACAGGGTGCATGCGACAGCGCGTCATGCGCGCACTTGAAGCCAGGTGCAGGGAGACTTCCTGCCCACACCGGGCTTCCTGCGTCGTAGCGGAGGAGCTTCGCAATAAGGATCTATCCTTTGATAAGCTCTGTGAGCTTTGGGAATGGTCCTGCGTTGATGGAAACCGGGATAGCTATTCGAGAAGGGGCAAGCTTGTCTTTGAGATTTTGAATATACCCGAATTCGCCAACGTGGAGCCCGCCGATGCGCATTATTACCTGGCATTTCTGGTACGGGAAGGCGTCATTGATGAGGTCATTACCACCAACTACGACACCTGCATTGAGCAGGCGTACCAGGATACGTTTGGGTCTAGTGAAGCTGACCAAAGGGAAGCTCCTGCCCTGGCCATAGCTGATTTAGAGGGCTACCGGAAAAATGGTGGGCGGAAGTTCATCGGAGATAGCACGCTTAAACGTTGCCTAAAGGTGTATAAGATTAACGGCTGTGCCACCGGGCTTCGTAACGGGCAAGACCCGCGGGTGGTGATGTTAACAGAAAAAGACCTGCAGGATTGGCGCCACCGCGGTTGGGCGCGCGATCTCTTTCGCGACCGGTTGCGCTCGCGCACTCTCCTCTTTTCCGGTTTTGGTAGTGAGGAGCCGCAGGTCCGTTACACGGCTATGCAGGTCTGCGAAGAATTTGCCCAGCGGGCTCAGTCTACTGCTTCGTCCGACGCGACTAATGGCGAGCAGGGCGTGTGGAATAAGGTGAATGCTCCTTTCATCGCTGCCTACGATCCCACACTCTCCTTCAGCCAAACCCAAATTTTGAGCGCCTTCGCTCAGTCCTTCGGTGTGTCGCCCAATCCGGAGGACCTTGGGGCCAACGCGTTTTTGGGTTTGGAGTCGGACCTAAGACTCTTTGCTTCGGAATCCCCCACCGAGAAGAAATTGCCTGCGGATCTGTTCTGGAAACGCCTTTACCAGGCGACATTTTGGAGGCTCTTGCGGAGGGTATGCCTGCCGGATAGCCCGGTTTTGTCCTTTCTTCTACCCTATTTGCCGTGTGCCAGGGCGCTCTTGGCAGAGGCGGTGGAATGGTTTGTCCCAAGCAAGGGGACAGAAACGGCGTGTTTCTTCGGCCGGTTTCCGGAAATGCTTGATATAACGCAAGGCCGGGAGGGCGTATTGCCTCTGGTTCGGTGGGTCGAACGCGTCCGATCATCGCGCTCATTGTTGCGGAAAGGTTGGTACTACCTCTTGGCAGACAGACCTGTACTAACCCCTCTTGTGCTTCTATTGATCCATCTCTTGGCCGGTCCGACCGAAGATGAACCGGACGTCTCCTGGTCGAGCCTAAGGGACAGGATTAGCGACCACGAGGGGACCCTGGGACTGGGCCTTGACGTGTCCCGCCTATTCGGTGGGAACCCGGTCAGGTTATATGTCGCTCACCGGGAGGTAGCAGAGGCGGTTCCCAACAAGCTGCCACGGAGTGATTACCAGGAGATAAGCGTGATAATCCAGATTGTAGTTAACAATTGGTCGGCCCGAACCGTGCGGGTGCGACTGGTCGACCGGGAAAACGGAACGATGATGAAAGTTGTCCCGGTTCGTCAGGTGCCTCTTCTTTCGCTGCTGGAGGGCTTCTCCCACGTGCCGGCAGCCAAGAAGGGGTTTCGTGACCGGCTTCAGGAGACGGTCAGGCTGTCTGATAGCGGTCGGCGTCGCGTCCGTATGCGAACGGTTCCAATCGGGACGGGGGGTGGAGAGACGGGTGACCAACAATGGGTTCGACGTTGA
- a CDS encoding Wzz/FepE/Etk N-terminal domain-containing protein encodes MLRGKWLILGITALAVVGAVLVSAFLVTPKYIASAMLLVNLPQIGRSPARWRSC; translated from the coding sequence GTGCTGCGGGGGAAGTGGCTGATCCTGGGCATTACGGCGCTGGCGGTGGTGGGGGCGGTGCTGGTCAGCGCCTTTCTCGTCACTCCTAAGTATATCGCTTCGGCCATGCTCCTGGTTAACCTGCCGCAGATCGGGCGGAGCCCCGCTCGGTGGAGGAGCTGCTGA
- a CDS encoding DUF86 domain-containing protein, whose amino-acid sequence MKKDDRVYLQHVVEAIGRIQDYLAEVSKEQFLQTSLLQDAVIRRLEIIGEASRNLSEELRNRYPQVPWAHIVGLRNRIVHEYFGVDLEIVWEIVQYDLPLLKEQIENIAEAEGWKGVR is encoded by the coding sequence ATGAAGAAGGATGATCGCGTTTATCTGCAGCACGTCGTTGAGGCTATCGGTCGGATCCAGGATTACTTGGCGGAGGTGTCAAAAGAGCAATTCCTGCAAACGTCGTTGTTGCAGGACGCGGTGATCCGGCGCCTGGAGATAATCGGAGAGGCAAGCCGTAATCTTTCTGAGGAATTACGTAACAGATACCCTCAAGTACCGTGGGCCCATATTGTTGGATTAAGGAACCGTATCGTTCACGAGTACTTTGGCGTTGATCTTGAAATCGTATGGGAGATTGTTCAGTATGATCTTCCGTTGCTGAAAGAGCAAATCGAAAACATTGCAGAGGCTGAAGGTTGGAAGGGAGTACGCTAA
- a CDS encoding AAA family ATPase, with the protein MESKHILRVKALKLCRFRGFVGSEPVRLDTDADVVLLVGPNGFGKTSVIDALCLVLNEYYYPERVPLASVTGPVHNSPGSGWVEAEVEYAGSATEVKRVTVTANSEVRYDPALGPTEIPRELAARCSFYYQDLLSKLFEEEEAQMPRLLEFLRPSPKSIQVVQEAVRKAHKRWRLETDRLMNFIGQGLSGESTINVDRKQAALAFRDAYQSLVDTASSEEGIVLPRRTGDWLFVIRSGNLRSGWETELRNLAEEFAPDRTPPAADDKPSASLRLIEEALVALREKVVRRMGEVQTKLRLLLEDQPEDTSLLPPPVWPECEREVAALSGEVLAKQKQVDLLEKLERHFDNPSGPDLIQVLTALRDQGPTWLEVPCASEVPCASGDIGDMLPPSPIVEWLRKVTSYDLSRLVGELEAWQVRIREQRTQLLQNLLQLRETLQAKTTLLKRSREVYALLREPSLSSRYKTLLEQQPISLKDLKDLLRTEGARTALLSAIDRARQAASQWREVEELYERRVAFVQQQAGYLRAKDYIASVSAALDRETGKNSVLAAAIVPPDDVLRELEGTVNAILKRFRLVEGICPVRFRTSRPTKRGEAAPTLQVYTRDDRPLSALSTGHRAQLGLAMLLGLNYSLNSYIRHNVIALDDVTTAFDMAQLPRTAALIRQIAYATEEVSARRQVFIVSHHEDLTNRLLDFLVPPAGRKLRIVNFVNWRSDSGPGFEQRELEPGLAATAEDSRRRLVDILEWACRAAY; encoded by the coding sequence ATGGAGAGTAAGCATATCTTGCGCGTAAAGGCCTTGAAGCTGTGCCGTTTCAGGGGCTTCGTAGGTAGTGAGCCTGTGCGGCTTGATACCGACGCCGACGTGGTCTTGCTGGTCGGACCCAACGGCTTTGGCAAGACCAGCGTTATTGACGCCCTTTGTCTGGTGTTGAACGAGTATTATTACCCGGAGAGGGTCCCCCTGGCCTCGGTCACGGGGCCGGTGCATAATAGTCCGGGCAGCGGGTGGGTGGAAGCGGAGGTTGAGTACGCCGGGTCGGCGACGGAAGTTAAAAGGGTAACGGTAACCGCCAATTCCGAGGTCCGGTATGATCCTGCTTTAGGGCCTACCGAAATACCTCGCGAGTTGGCGGCGCGGTGCAGCTTCTACTATCAGGACCTTCTAAGCAAGCTCTTTGAAGAAGAGGAAGCGCAGATGCCCCGCCTGCTGGAGTTTCTGAGGCCATCGCCCAAGAGCATACAAGTGGTTCAAGAGGCGGTGAGGAAGGCGCACAAACGGTGGCGATTAGAGACCGACCGCCTAATGAACTTTATTGGTCAAGGCCTGTCGGGCGAGAGCACGATCAACGTAGACCGAAAACAGGCGGCGCTTGCCTTCAGGGATGCCTACCAGAGCTTGGTGGATACCGCTTCGAGCGAAGAGGGTATAGTTCTCCCCAGGAGGACCGGAGATTGGCTATTCGTCATCAGGTCTGGCAACCTGCGCTCGGGGTGGGAAACGGAGTTGAGGAATCTGGCGGAGGAATTTGCTCCGGATCGTACACCTCCGGCAGCCGATGACAAGCCTTCTGCCTCTTTACGACTAATTGAGGAAGCGCTGGTTGCGCTCCGGGAGAAAGTCGTAAGGCGGATGGGTGAGGTCCAAACTAAGCTGCGTCTCCTCTTGGAGGATCAGCCCGAAGACACTTCGCTATTACCCCCGCCTGTTTGGCCGGAATGCGAAAGAGAAGTAGCGGCGCTGTCCGGGGAGGTTTTGGCCAAGCAGAAGCAAGTCGATCTCCTGGAGAAACTGGAACGCCACTTCGACAACCCATCGGGGCCGGATCTTATACAGGTATTGACCGCCCTGCGTGACCAGGGTCCGACCTGGCTCGAGGTACCCTGCGCGAGTGAGGTACCCTGCGCGAGTGGTGATATTGGGGATATGCTTCCTCCTTCACCGATAGTTGAATGGCTACGAAAGGTCACCAGCTACGACCTTTCTCGACTGGTGGGCGAATTAGAGGCGTGGCAGGTCCGTATCAGAGAGCAGCGCACTCAGCTTTTACAGAACCTCTTACAGTTGCGCGAAACCCTTCAAGCAAAGACTACGCTGCTGAAACGGTCCAGGGAGGTTTACGCCCTCCTACGCGAACCCTCACTTAGCTCCCGGTACAAAACCTTGCTAGAGCAGCAGCCCATTTCTCTTAAGGACCTGAAAGACCTTCTGCGGACCGAAGGCGCACGCACAGCCCTCCTCAGCGCAATTGACCGCGCTCGCCAGGCGGCCTCACAGTGGAGGGAAGTAGAAGAGCTGTATGAACGCAGGGTGGCGTTCGTTCAACAGCAGGCGGGTTACTTAAGGGCAAAAGACTATATAGCTTCGGTCTCAGCAGCTTTGGACCGGGAAACGGGTAAGAATTCTGTGCTAGCGGCCGCCATTGTCCCGCCCGACGATGTTCTTAGGGAACTCGAAGGGACTGTAAACGCGATTCTAAAGCGTTTTCGGTTGGTGGAAGGGATTTGCCCCGTCCGCTTTAGGACCTCGCGACCAACAAAGAGAGGTGAAGCCGCACCGACTTTACAGGTTTATACTCGCGACGACCGGCCCCTGTCGGCCTTATCCACCGGTCATCGAGCACAGTTAGGCCTGGCCATGTTACTGGGTCTTAATTATTCACTTAATAGCTACATACGGCATAACGTCATTGCCCTAGACGACGTGACCACAGCCTTCGACATGGCGCAGTTGCCGCGGACGGCTGCTCTTATCAGACAAATCGCCTATGCTACCGAAGAAGTCTCGGCCAGGCGTCAGGTCTTCATCGTTAGCCATCACGAAGATCTGACCAACCGTCTTCTCGACTTCCTGGTCCCTCCTGCTGGGAGGAAGTTACGCATCGTGAACTTCGTGAACTGGCGATCAGATTCCGGCCCAGGCTTCGAGCAAAGAGAGTTGGAACCGGGCCTAGCAGCGACCGCCGAGGATAGCAGGAGGAGACTCGTGGACATCCTGGAGTGGGCTTGTAGAGCCGCCTATTAA
- a CDS encoding AbrB/MazE/SpoVT family DNA-binding domain-containing protein has translation MPDIIVESVRLGPRCQMVLPARVRKALGLSEGDEVLVTVNGNAAVVVPKPRSFADRLMGLHRDLWQGVAPDAYVREERRSWEG, from the coding sequence ATGCCTGACATCATAGTGGAATCGGTAAGACTTGGCCCGCGCTGCCAGATGGTTCTCCCGGCCCGGGTCAGAAAAGCCCTGGGTCTCTCCGAGGGGGACGAGGTGCTGGTCACGGTGAACGGGAATGCGGCGGTCGTCGTCCCCAAGCCCAGGAGCTTCGCTGATCGGCTTATGGGTCTGCACCGCGACCTGTGGCAGGGCGTGGCTCCCGACGCTTACGTGCGGGAGGAACGGCGGTCGTGGGAAGGCTAG